The following is a genomic window from Leptolyngbya sp. 'hensonii'.
CACTGTGAGCTTGCAGGACTTGTTGAATTTGCTCTGGACTGACGTGACGGTAGTAGTAGAGGGTGTCAAAACTCTCTGAGAAGGTTTGTTGGCACCCCAGGCAAAAGTAGCGTTGATGCCCATTCGGCATCTTGCCATGCTTGTGAGTCTTAGAATGACCGCAGAGCTTACATTCCATAGCTTGAGTAGGTGAATCGTTGATTCCTTACTCTACCAGACCCACATCAGTTTGACGCACTACCGATTTATCACCGATGTCGGCGGGAATGTCCTGAAATGTTTTGCGGAGTGCAAACAGGACAAAAAGGGCCGCCCAGACGGCCAGAAGGATCTGTTCCAGGGTGGGAGAAAGGATGCCAGTCAAATGGCCCAGCAGGAGAACCGGGATCAGAGGGGTTAACAGCTTGGTTTCGGGTCGATCGAAACAGAAGGCTTCTTTGAAGAACACCCCTGTCAACGCTGCGAAAGTAAAGCCAACTCCCAACAGGGTCAGGGGTTGCTGGTAAACGGTCAGGGCAAAGGGCTCGGGGTTAAAATGGGCCACGCCCAAGGAGGCGATCGCACCAACAACCCAGAGAATCTGGAGGGCTCGATGCAAGGGGACCAGATAGATATGAATGGTCCATAAACTGACGGCCAGGGCGGCACAGAAACAGGTGTAGAGCGGTGTTAGGAGGCTCAGGAGTAGTGGGTTATTAGGTTGCCAGAGGATAAGAGCAGTTCCGATGGCAAAGCTGAGGGCAGCAACCATCAGTCCGGCACGATAAATGATTACGCCCCGGCGATCGTCCTCAGTAATCGTGAATTCACCAAACTGGCCTTGATACGTCTGTTGTTCTGGTACCTGTAGATCTGCC
Proteins encoded in this region:
- a CDS encoding DUF2301 domain-containing membrane protein is translated as MADLQVPEQQTYQGQFGEFTITEDDRRGVIIYRAGLMVAALSFAIGTALILWQPNNPLLLSLLTPLYTCFCAALAVSLWTIHIYLVPLHRALQILWVVGAIASLGVAHFNPEPFALTVYQQPLTLLGVGFTFAALTGVFFKEAFCFDRPETKLLTPLIPVLLLGHLTGILSPTLEQILLAVWAALFVLFALRKTFQDIPADIGDKSVVRQTDVGLVE